One Rhododendron vialii isolate Sample 1 chromosome 2a, ASM3025357v1 genomic region harbors:
- the LOC131316092 gene encoding uncharacterized protein LOC131316092 isoform X2 has translation MQMCPSGFSRWSEFNIEKLQLVEAEKKKIRQEYERKEKQVEVRRKCNHFSASYSFPYYMHVYLYVTVDLLFVVAMHFVECHFIIRAVKETKEVTSALLVFGSLKFLLHK, from the exons ATGCAGATGTGTCCAAGCGGATTCAGCAGATGGTCA GAATTCAATATAGAAAAGTTGCAATTGGTAGAAGCAGAGAAAAAGAAGATCAGACAGGAGTACGAGCGCAAAGAGAAGCAAGTAGAAGTTCGCAGAAAATGTAATCATTTTAGCGCTTCATACTCTTTTCCGTATTATATGCATGTCTACTTGTATGTAACTGTGGATTTGCTTTTTGTAGTTGCTATGCATTTTGTGGAATGCCACTTCATAATCAGAGCTGTAAAAGAAACTAAGGAAGTTACTTCAGCTTTACTTGTGTTTGGatctttgaaatttcttttgcaCAAATGA
- the LOC131315799 gene encoding putative glucose-6-phosphate 1-epimerase yields MNQSENIAGEQRAGVEITKDKNGIEQVVLRSPRGASARVSLHGGQVLSWKTDRGEELLFTSSKAIFKPPAAVRGGIPICFPQFGNRGALEQHGFARNKIWVIDSNPPSLHPNDSDGKSYIDLLLKPSQEDLKVWPHSFEFRLRVALAADGYLTLISRIRNINCKPFSFSFAYHTYFSVSDISEVRVEGLETRDYLDNLYQRERFTEQGDALTFESEVDRVYLNSTDIVAVFDHEIKRTVVIRKEGLPDAVVWNPWEKKSKLLLDFGDEEYKHMLCVDGAAIEKPITLRPGEEWTGRLELSVVPST; encoded by the exons ATGAATCAATCAGAAAATATAGCTGGGGAACAGAGAGCAGGAGTTGAGATTACCAAGGACAAGAATGGAATTGAACAGGTTGTGCTCCGAAGCCCTCGAGGGGCTTCAGCAAGG GTTAGCTTGCATGGAGGGCAGGTTCTTTCATGGAAGACAGACCGAGGGGAAGAGTTATTGTTCACTAGTAGTAAG GCGATTTTCAAGCCACCAGCTGCTGTGAGAGGAGGGATTCCCATTTGCTTTCCTCAG TTTGGAAACCGCGGGGCACTAGAGCAACATGGATTTGCCAGAAATAAGATATGGGTTATCGACAGTAACCCCCCATCTCTCCATCCAAATGATTCTGATGGCAAAAGCTATATCGATTTGTTACTCAAACCATCTCAAGAAGACTTAAAGGTCTGGCCTCACAG ttttgaATTCCGTCTTAGGGTGGCACTTGCAGCTGATGGGTATCTCACCTTGATTTCTCGTATAAGGAATATCAACTGCAAGCCCTTTAGTTTCTCATTCGCGTATCATACCTATTTCTCCGTCTCTGACATCAG TGAAGTGAGGGTAGAGGGGTTGGAGACTCGAGACTACCTCGACAACCTATACCAGAGAGAGCGATTTACAGAACAAGGGGATGCCTTAACATTTGAATCCGAG GTGGATCGAGTTTATCTTAATTCGACAGATATAGTTGCCGTTTTCGATCATGAGATAAAACGGACTGTTGTCATACGGAAAGAAGGGCTTCCAGATGCTG TGGTGTGGAATCCATGGGAGAAGAAATCAAAGTTACTGCTAGATTTCGGGGATGAAGAGTACAAACATATGCTTTGTGTCGACGGGGCTGCAATAGAGAAACCCATTACTTTGAGGCCAGGTGAGGAATGGACCGGCCGCTTGGAGCTCTCAGTCGTGCCTTCAACTTAA
- the LOC131316342 gene encoding hydroxyproline O-galactosyltransferase HPGT1-like isoform X1 codes for MHSRASSNRLSSGSSFRSRVSTLLLSMFATMASLYVAGRLWQDAQNRVHLIEELDKRSGQGQSAISVDDTLKIIACREQQKKLTALEMELAKARQKGFVSKHSSDGSGTHTKKKILAVIGIITRFGRKNNREAIRKAWMPTGAALEKLQDEKGIVVRFVIGRSANPGDSSDREIDNENGQSNDFIILKDHIEATKEEPKKTKLFITHAVEKWDAEFYAKVNDDIYVNIDALGASLSNHLDKPRVYIGCMKSGEVFSEQTHQWYEPEWWKFGDKKSYFRHASGELYAISRALAQFIAINRSILRTYAHDDVSAGSWFIGLDVNHVDEAKFCCSSWSSGLSLSLSLSLSLSLSDQNKKLNFVL; via the exons ATGCATAGCCGGGCGTCGAGCAACCGGCTTTCATCTGGGTCCTCCTTCCGATCTCGAGTTTCCACTCTCCTGCTCTCCATGTTCGCCACCATGGCCTCCCTCTACGTCGCCGGCCG GTTATGGCAGGATGCCCAGAACAGGGTTCATTTAATTGAAGAGCTCGATAAGAGAAGTGGTCAG GGGCAGTCTGCTATATCTGTTGATGATACACTGAAAATTATAGCATGCAG AGAACAGCAAAAGAAGCTAACAGCCCTTGAGATGGAGCTGGCTAAAGCAAGACAGAAAGGTTTTGTTTCAAAGCACTCTTCAGATGGTAGCGGTACTCATACAAAGAAAAAGATACTAGCTGTTATTGGAATTATTACAAGGTTTGGCCGCAAGAACAACAGAGAAGCTATTCGCAAGGCATGGATGCCTACTG GTGCAGCCTTAGAGAAATTGCAGGACGAGAAAGGAATAGTTGTACGATTTGTAATAGGAAGAAG TGCCAATCCTGGTGACAGTTCAGACAGGGAGATCGACAATGAAAATGGGCAGAGCAATGACTTCATTATACTT AAGGATCATATAGAGGCTACTAAGGAGGAACCAAAAAAGACAAAGTTGTTCATTACTCATGCCGTGGAGAAGTGGGATGCTGAGTTCTATGCCAAGGTCAATGATGATATTTATGTTAATATTG ATGCCCTTGGAGCATCACTTTCTAATCATTTGGATAAACCTCGTGTCTATATTGGGTGCATGAAATCTGGCGAAGTTTTCTCTGAACA GACCCATCAATGGTATGAACCAGAGTGGTGGAAATTTGGAGATAAAAAATC ATACTTTCGCCATGCTTCTGGAGAGCTATATGCCATATCACGAGCTCTGGCTCAGTTTATTGCAATAAACAG ATCAATTCTCCGTACATATGCACATGATGATGTCAGTGCTGGATCATGGTTCATTGGACTTGATGTGAATCATGTTGACGAAGCAAAGTTTTGCTGTTCTTCCTGGTcatcgggtctctctctctctctctctctctctctctctctctctctctctgaccaaaacaaaaaactcaattttgttCTTTAA
- the LOC131316092 gene encoding uncharacterized protein LOC131316092 isoform X1, with amino-acid sequence MNDADVSKRIQQMEFNIEKLQLVEAEKKKIRQEYERKEKQVEVRRKCNHFSASYSFPYYMHVYLYVTVDLLFVVAMHFVECHFIIRAVKETKEVTSALLVFGSLKFLLHK; translated from the exons ATGAACGATGCAGATGTGTCCAAGCGGATTCAGCAGATG GAATTCAATATAGAAAAGTTGCAATTGGTAGAAGCAGAGAAAAAGAAGATCAGACAGGAGTACGAGCGCAAAGAGAAGCAAGTAGAAGTTCGCAGAAAATGTAATCATTTTAGCGCTTCATACTCTTTTCCGTATTATATGCATGTCTACTTGTATGTAACTGTGGATTTGCTTTTTGTAGTTGCTATGCATTTTGTGGAATGCCACTTCATAATCAGAGCTGTAAAAGAAACTAAGGAAGTTACTTCAGCTTTACTTGTGTTTGGatctttgaaatttcttttgcaCAAATGA
- the LOC131316342 gene encoding hydroxyproline O-galactosyltransferase HPGT1-like isoform X2, producing MHSRASSNRLSSGSSFRSRVSTLLLSMFATMASLYVAGRLWQDAQNRVHLIEELDKRSGQGQSAISVDDTLKIIACREQQKKLTALEMELAKARQKGFVSKHSSDGSGTHTKKKILAVIGIITRFGRKNNREAIRKAWMPTGAALEKLQDEKGIVVRFVIGRSANPGDSSDREIDNENGQSNDFIILKDHIEATKEEPKKTKLFITHAVEKWDAEFYAKVNDDIYVNIDALGASLSNHLDKPRVYIGCMKSGEVFSEQTHQWYEPEWWKFGDKKSYFRHASGELYAISRALAQFIAINRSILRTYAHDDVSAGSWFIGLDVNHVDEAKFCCSSWSSGAICAAA from the exons ATGCATAGCCGGGCGTCGAGCAACCGGCTTTCATCTGGGTCCTCCTTCCGATCTCGAGTTTCCACTCTCCTGCTCTCCATGTTCGCCACCATGGCCTCCCTCTACGTCGCCGGCCG GTTATGGCAGGATGCCCAGAACAGGGTTCATTTAATTGAAGAGCTCGATAAGAGAAGTGGTCAG GGGCAGTCTGCTATATCTGTTGATGATACACTGAAAATTATAGCATGCAG AGAACAGCAAAAGAAGCTAACAGCCCTTGAGATGGAGCTGGCTAAAGCAAGACAGAAAGGTTTTGTTTCAAAGCACTCTTCAGATGGTAGCGGTACTCATACAAAGAAAAAGATACTAGCTGTTATTGGAATTATTACAAGGTTTGGCCGCAAGAACAACAGAGAAGCTATTCGCAAGGCATGGATGCCTACTG GTGCAGCCTTAGAGAAATTGCAGGACGAGAAAGGAATAGTTGTACGATTTGTAATAGGAAGAAG TGCCAATCCTGGTGACAGTTCAGACAGGGAGATCGACAATGAAAATGGGCAGAGCAATGACTTCATTATACTT AAGGATCATATAGAGGCTACTAAGGAGGAACCAAAAAAGACAAAGTTGTTCATTACTCATGCCGTGGAGAAGTGGGATGCTGAGTTCTATGCCAAGGTCAATGATGATATTTATGTTAATATTG ATGCCCTTGGAGCATCACTTTCTAATCATTTGGATAAACCTCGTGTCTATATTGGGTGCATGAAATCTGGCGAAGTTTTCTCTGAACA GACCCATCAATGGTATGAACCAGAGTGGTGGAAATTTGGAGATAAAAAATC ATACTTTCGCCATGCTTCTGGAGAGCTATATGCCATATCACGAGCTCTGGCTCAGTTTATTGCAATAAACAG ATCAATTCTCCGTACATATGCACATGATGATGTCAGTGCTGGATCATGGTTCATTGGACTTGATGTGAATCATGTTGACGAAGCAAAGTTTTGCTGTTCTTCCTGGTcatcgg GGGCCATATGTGCGGCTGCGTAA